In Acaryochloris marina S15, a single genomic region encodes these proteins:
- a CDS encoding type II secretion system protein J, with translation MKPSAQIQGFTLPELLVAAAISLGVVSLGGFGLVAILTSSQTANAQNERRTELDRSLDFIATEVRQAEKLEKNVATATKPSDFNTGLPTGAAPVLMLYPKIGGVPVIYYLASSTNNTWRGPKVVYRWGPSIDSDGEYIDANVPANWEHEPLIDRIEDTGTLPSCPPGWTGTGTSSFLSCVNDTGSLAKLYKQGSVVKALGPNEIYAADATVATRPTYATVPAPSTSSGATSDRIFSVTDGTVTFTNDANISINVVGGQVTCGVSGPAIPTNATVNFVFPSSAPESMTINPGDPTYTRSVPRNTTLTITGNLLDNASDSCGDTTLSYFSNLNEWNSAALKQVITLFNGDTSPSFQPYGGQASITSFLEDAEVLEGPDDTTLQLNDNQVVFLYELGVEYDSNYTNNSAFDMQDVVVEAEISPI, from the coding sequence GTGAAACCTTCAGCACAAATACAAGGATTTACTCTCCCTGAATTGCTAGTTGCTGCTGCTATTAGCTTGGGAGTTGTTTCATTAGGTGGATTCGGCCTAGTTGCGATTTTGACATCTAGTCAAACGGCCAATGCTCAGAATGAAAGGCGCACAGAGCTGGATCGTTCTTTAGACTTCATTGCCACAGAAGTCCGCCAGGCTGAAAAATTAGAGAAAAACGTAGCGACTGCCACTAAGCCGAGTGACTTTAATACGGGGCTACCAACAGGAGCCGCACCTGTACTCATGTTGTACCCCAAAATAGGTGGAGTACCAGTCATTTATTACCTGGCTTCCTCAACAAATAACACTTGGCGAGGTCCTAAAGTTGTTTACCGTTGGGGTCCTAGCATAGATAGTGATGGAGAGTATATTGATGCAAATGTCCCCGCCAATTGGGAACATGAACCACTCATCGATCGCATAGAAGACACAGGAACATTACCCAGTTGTCCTCCAGGCTGGACAGGTACGGGCACATCTAGTTTTTTGTCATGTGTTAACGATACAGGCAGCCTTGCCAAACTTTACAAGCAAGGCAGCGTGGTTAAAGCCTTGGGTCCCAATGAAATTTATGCAGCTGATGCGACCGTTGCTACCCGACCAACCTATGCAACGGTCCCTGCTCCTTCAACATCTTCCGGCGCAACTTCCGACCGAATTTTTAGTGTTACTGATGGGACAGTAACCTTTACAAACGATGCTAATATCAGCATCAATGTTGTTGGAGGTCAGGTCACTTGTGGAGTGAGCGGTCCTGCTATTCCCACAAACGCCACAGTTAATTTTGTCTTTCCTAGCAGCGCACCTGAGAGCATGACCATTAATCCAGGTGATCCAACCTATACTCGCTCAGTACCTCGAAATACAACTCTTACCATTACAGGAAATCTGTTGGATAATGCATCGGACAGTTGTGGTGACACAACACTCAGCTATTTTTCTAACTTAAATGAGTGGAATAGTGCTGCATTGAAACAGGTGATTACACTTTTCAATGGTGATACTTCACCCTCTTTCCAGCCTTACGGAGGACAAGCGTCTATTACATCATTCTTAGAAGACGCTGAAGTATTAGAAGGCCCTGACGACACAACCTTACAACTCAATGACAATCAGGTCGTATTCTTGTATGAATTAGGAGTTGAGTATGACTCCAATTACACCAATAACTCTGCCTTTGATATGCAAGATGTCGTTGTAGAAGCTGAAATTAGTCCTATCTAA
- a CDS encoding Tfp pilus assembly protein FimT/FimU — MKQLQSTKKYQGFSLPEVLAIVLILGIFAALGTPSFLSWVNKKRVEDVLAQVEGALKEGQASAIRTSQRCSLTITSSSVAANPSNCLPTGSRDLTQVNGRNQISGVTLVAQNPDTIEFSPKGSTSSSNVFVFYHPDQSGGMRCLAISAGIGIIRVGEFKGSFPPSSGQATPTNCHTSS; from the coding sequence ATGAAACAACTACAATCCACAAAAAAATATCAAGGTTTTTCCTTACCCGAAGTCTTAGCCATAGTATTAATCTTAGGAATTTTTGCCGCTCTAGGAACTCCTAGTTTTTTAAGTTGGGTCAATAAAAAAAGGGTAGAAGATGTTCTGGCGCAAGTAGAAGGCGCTTTAAAAGAAGGTCAAGCTTCAGCAATTCGAACAAGCCAACGCTGCAGTTTGACCATCACATCTTCATCGGTTGCAGCTAACCCCTCTAATTGCTTACCAACAGGGAGCCGAGATCTAACTCAAGTCAACGGCAGAAACCAAATATCAGGAGTAACACTAGTTGCTCAAAACCCAGACACAATAGAGTTTTCTCCCAAAGGATCTACTTCTTCGAGTAACGTCTTTGTGTTTTACCATCCTGACCAATCAGGAGGAATGCGCTGCTTAGCCATTTCTGCAGGTATTGGCATCATTCGAGTAGGAGAATTTAAAGGCTCATTTCCTCCTTCTTCAGGGCAAGCCACACCCACTAACTGCCATACGTCATCTTAA
- a CDS encoding type II secretion system protein, whose product MPRQSSFNHPREAGFTLVEVLVGLVIIASFIGTAMQAFVAATVFRVKGKELSEATTWIQEDLERVRYESNRLDYAGSSYNIVLDACQGRTKTTGYADRLLDEINGLDNISPQFTNKTSAIGNRAYTVARIHTLPTSAPFNVLKLEYRVVSADYSPSEIIEGKFIPIAITQAKIIPDASLACP is encoded by the coding sequence ATGCCTAGGCAGTCTAGTTTTAATCACCCCCGAGAAGCTGGCTTCACATTAGTTGAAGTACTAGTAGGTTTAGTAATAATTGCAAGTTTCATTGGTACAGCAATGCAAGCTTTCGTGGCCGCCACCGTCTTTAGAGTTAAAGGTAAAGAACTCAGCGAAGCAACCACTTGGATTCAAGAAGATCTTGAACGAGTGAGGTATGAATCCAATCGATTAGATTATGCTGGCTCTAGCTACAACATTGTTCTAGATGCCTGCCAAGGAAGAACAAAAACTACAGGATATGCAGACCGCCTACTAGACGAAATTAATGGACTGGATAATATTTCGCCTCAATTTACTAATAAAACCAGTGCGATTGGCAATCGGGCTTATACTGTAGCTCGCATTCATACTCTTCCAACATCAGCGCCATTTAATGTTCTGAAATTGGAATATCGAGTTGTATCAGCCGATTACTCCCCCAGCGAGATCATTGAAGGCAAATTTATTCCAATCGCTATCACTCAAGCCAAAATTATTCCAGATGCTTCCTTGGCATGTCCTTGA